One Bombina bombina isolate aBomBom1 chromosome 5, aBomBom1.pri, whole genome shotgun sequence DNA segment encodes these proteins:
- the SOCS6 gene encoding suppressor of cytokine signaling 6, with protein sequence MKKISLKTFRKSFNLNKSKEENDFVMVQQPSMTNNFVKDDSLFGSCYGKDLTGCELNHEDEKGGKNRPKSESLMGTLKRRLSAKQKQKGKGSTSMSSTEDDTFSSSSVPITFKDVRAQRPLRSTSLRTHHYSPTPWPLRPTNSEEIKMEVKVKALVHSTNPSPALNGVRRDFHELQSENVFQEQSNALKNAESQNGDLHLHINEHVSVIGLMPQDYIQYTVPLDEGMYPLEGSRAFCLDSSSPMEVSAIPSQIGNSSFHEEESQLAQDVVVAPDIFVDQDVNSLLLTTSGVLFQNSRINHNDAPPLSPLLPPVQNSLIQRNFAGLNSTDAHMAENMRCHLNFDPSTAPGVGRVYDSVQNSGPMVVTSLTTELKKLAKQGWYWGPITRWEAEEKLANVPDGSFLVRDSSDDRYLLSLSFRSHSKTLHTRIEHSNGRFSFYEQPDVEGHTSIVDLIEHSIRDSENGAFCYSRSRLPGSATYPVRLTNPVSRFMQVRSLQYLCRFVIRQYTRIDLIQKLPLPNKMKDYLQEKHY encoded by the coding sequence ATGAAGAAAATAAGTCTAAAAACATTTCGGAAGTCTTTTAACTTGAACAAAAGCAAGGAGGAGAATGATTTTGTAATGGTACAGCAGCCCTCAATGACCAATAATTTTGTAAAAGATGACTCTTTATTTGGTAGTTGCTATGGTAAAGACTTGACAGGATGTGAATTAAACCACGAAGATGAGAAAGGGGGCAAAAACAGGCCTAAAAGTGAAAGTTTAATGGGTACATTGAAAAGGCGACTTTCTGCAAAGCAAAAGCAAAAAGGAAAGGGAAGCACATCAATGTCCTCTACGGAAGATGATACATTTTCATCTTCCTCTGTTCCTATTACATTTAAAGATGTAAGAGCTCAAAGACCTTTACGGTCCACATCCCTCCGTACTCACCATTATAGTCCGACTCCATGGCCCTTGCGACCAACCAACTCTGAAGAGATAAAAATGGAAGTGAAAGTAAAAGCATTGGTCCACTCCACAAATCCAAGCCCTGCATTAAATGGTGTTCGTAGAGACTTTCATGAACTGCAGTCAGAAAATGTTTTTCAGGAACAAAGCAATGCATTGAAAAATGCAGAATCCCAAAATGGGGACTTGCATCTACATATTAATGAACATGTGTCTGTTATTGGACTCATGCCTCAGGATTATATTCAGTATACTGTGCCTTTAGATGAGGGAATGTATCCTTTGGAAGGATCTCGTGCTTTCTGTTTGGATAGCTCCTCCCCTATGGAAGTTTCAGCTATACCTTCACAAATTGGAAATAGCAGTTTTCATGAAGAGGAAAGTCAGCTTGCACAGGATGTAGTAGTGGCACCGGACATTTTTGTGGACCAGGATGTTAATAGTCTGCTGCTTACCACTAGCGGAGTATTGTTTCAAAATTCCAGGATTAATCACAATGACGCCCCTCCGCTTTCACCATTGCTACCTCCAGTCCAGAATAGTCTTATCCAAAGGAACTTTGCAGGACTTAATAGCACAGATGCCCACATGGCTGAAAACATGCGTTGTCATTTAAATTTTGATCCTAGTACTGCTCCTGGTGTTGGACGTGTTTATGACTCCGTACAGAACAGTGGACCTATGGTAGTTACTAGCCTCACAACAGAGCTTAAAAAACTTGCCAAGCAAGGCTGGTACTGGGGTCCTATTACACGATGGGAGGCAGAAGAAAAACTTGCTAATGTCCCTGATGGCTCTTTTCTGGTTAGAGATAGCTCTGATGACCGTTATCTTTTAAGCTTGAGCTTTCGTTCTCATAGCAAAACACTTCATACTAGAATTGAACACTCTAATGGTAGATTTAGTTTTTATGAGCAGCCAGATGTTGAAGGACATACCTCTATAGTAGATCTAATTGAACATTCTATCCGAGACTCTGAAAATGGAGCCTTTTGCTATTCAAGGTCCCGACTGCCGGGATCTGCAACGTATCCTGTAAGACTTACAAACCCAGTGTCCCGGTTCATGCAGGTGCGATCTTTACAGTACCTTTGTCGATTTGTCATACGTCAATACACAAGAATAGACCTGATTCAGAAACTGCCTTTGCCAAACAAAATGAAGGATTATTTACAGGAAAAGCACTACTGA